One Carettochelys insculpta isolate YL-2023 chromosome 15, ASM3395843v1, whole genome shotgun sequence DNA window includes the following coding sequences:
- the UBE2B gene encoding ubiquitin-conjugating enzyme E2 B isoform X2: MQWNAVIFGPEGTPFEDGTFKLIIEFSEEYPNKPPTVRFLSKMFHPNVYADGSICLDILQNRWSPTYDVSSILTSIQSLLDEPNPNSPANSQAAQLYQENKREYEKRVSAIVEQSWNDS; this comes from the exons ATGCAATGGAATGCAGTTATATTTGG gCCAGAAGGTACCCCTTTTGAGGATG GTACTTTTAAACTAATAATAGAGTTTTCAGAAGAATATCCAAATAAGCCTCCAACTGTTAGGTTTTTATCAAAAATGTTTCATCCAAACG TTTATGCAGATGGTAGCATATGTTTAGACATCCTTCAGAATCGCTGGAGTCCAACATATGATGTTTCATCTATTTTAACTTCAATTCAG TCTCTCCTTGATGAACCTAATCCAAACAGCCCTGCAAACAGTCAGGCAGCACAGCTTTATCAGGAAAACAAACGTGAATATGAGAAAAGAGTTTCAGCTATTGTTGAGCAAAGCTGGAATGATTCATAA
- the CDKN2AIPNL gene encoding CDKN2AIP N-terminal-like protein, producing the protein MVGEAEEAEFPERFRAYSENERHWQARRAFILRNLPPGWAGGAPWPAGCIDQLLSLSMVWANHLFLGCSYSKDLLDKVIEMAEGIEVEDAPQFTTRDEIMKKHRH; encoded by the exons ATGGtcggggaggcagaggaggccgaGTTCCCCGAGCGGTTCCGCGCCTACTCGGAGAACGAGAGGCACTGGCAGGCTCGCCGCGCGTTCATCCTGCGGAACCTGCCGCCGGGCTGGGCGGGTGGAGCGCCATGGCCCGCCGGCTGCATCGACCAGTTGCTCTCGCTCTCCATGGTGTGGGCCAACCACCTCTTCCTGGGCTGCAG TTACAGCAAAGACCTTTTAGACAAGGTAATAGAAATGGCTGAGGGGATTGAAGTTGAAGATGCACCACAGTTTACTACACGCGATGAAATAATGAAAAAG cATCGACATTAG
- the UBE2B gene encoding ubiquitin-conjugating enzyme E2 B isoform X1 yields MSTPARRRLMRDFKRLQEDPPVGVSGAPSENNIMQWNAVIFGPEGTPFEDGTFKLIIEFSEEYPNKPPTVRFLSKMFHPNVYADGSICLDILQNRWSPTYDVSSILTSIQSLLDEPNPNSPANSQAAQLYQENKREYEKRVSAIVEQSWNDS; encoded by the exons ATGTCCACTCCGGCCAGGCGGAGGCTCATGAGAGACTTTAAGAG ATTGCAAGAAGACCCTCCTGTGGGTGTCAGTGGTGCACCATCTGAGAATAACATTATGCAATGGAATGCAGTTATATTTGG gCCAGAAGGTACCCCTTTTGAGGATG GTACTTTTAAACTAATAATAGAGTTTTCAGAAGAATATCCAAATAAGCCTCCAACTGTTAGGTTTTTATCAAAAATGTTTCATCCAAACG TTTATGCAGATGGTAGCATATGTTTAGACATCCTTCAGAATCGCTGGAGTCCAACATATGATGTTTCATCTATTTTAACTTCAATTCAG TCTCTCCTTGATGAACCTAATCCAAACAGCCCTGCAAACAGTCAGGCAGCACAGCTTTATCAGGAAAACAAACGTGAATATGAGAAAAGAGTTTCAGCTATTGTTGAGCAAAGCTGGAATGATTCATAA